One region of Glycine max cultivar Williams 82 chromosome 9, Glycine_max_v4.0, whole genome shotgun sequence genomic DNA includes:
- the LOC100799134 gene encoding polygalacturonase QRT2, with the protein MFPQTPTISLFIVLASFVLCNGYYIQEPFYKTNVKHYLVHDGRLIKTKHEHFGLLTRANRAIHLSSSRPRGTVSVDDFGAKADGRDDSEAFGKAWNEACSRGAILVVPENKIYRLKPITFSGPCRPNTAFMLYGTIEAWTQMSAYQEDRQHWIVFDRVSNFRVGGGGTFNGKGKKWWQSSCKVNTNHQCNDGPRPKAVTFYQCNNLKVTNLRFKDAPQMHVTFEGCFNVIVSNLVIRAPGDSPNTDGIHVADTQNIVISNTDIGTGDDCISIISGSQNVRATDITCGPGHGISIGSLGADNSEAEVSNVVVNRATLIGTANGVRIKTWQGGSGYARNIKFLNIAMQNVTNPIIVDQYYCDQAKPCQEQDSAVQLSNVLYQNIRGTSASEVAIKFDCSRAVPCRQIYVQDVILEPQGHGGTIATCENVRYVNRGNFFPQCTP; encoded by the exons ATGTTTCCACAAACGCCAACTATCTCACTTTTCATTGTCCTCGCTTCATTTGTCTTATGTAATGGCTATTACATACAGGAaccattttataaaacaaatgttAAACACTACCTTGTGCATGATGGGAGATTGAtcaagacaaaacatgaacattTTGGACTTTTAACAAGGGCTAATAGAGCtatccatctttcttcttctaggCCTCGTGGAACAGTTAGTGTTGATgactttggagccaaagcagATGGAAGAGATGACAGCGAG GCATTTGGGAAGGCATGGAATGAAGCATGTTCTAGAGGGGCTATCCTCGTGGTACCTGAAAATAAGATCTATCGTCTTAAGCCAATAACATTTTCTGGTCCATGTCGACCCAACACTGCCTTTATG CTCTATGGAACAATCGAGGCATGGACTCAAATGTCGGCATACCAAGAAGATAGACAACACTGGATTGTGTTTGATAGAGTTTCAAATTTCAGAGTTGGTGGTGGTGGCACATTCAATGGCAAAGGGAAAAAGTGGTGGCAAAGCTCCTGCAAAGTCAACACTAACCAT CAATGCAACGACGGACCAAGACCAAAA gCCGTGACTTTCTATCAATGCAACAACTTGAAAGTGACAAACCTGAGGTTTAAAGATGCACCTCAAATGCATGTAACCTttgaaggatgcttcaatgttATTGTTTCGAATCTCGTCATCAGAGCACCAGGTGACAGCCCCAACACTGATGGAATTCATGTCGCAGACACACAAAATATTGTCATAAGCAACACTGATATTGGGACAG GTGATGATTGTATTTCAATAATAAGCGGGTCCCAAAACGTACGAGCCACAGATATTACCTGCGGACCTGGACATGGAATAAG caTTGGAAGCTTGGGAGCTGATAACTCAGAAGCTGAAGTCTCTAATGTGGTAGTGAACAGAGCAACCTTAATAGGAACGGCTAATGGGGTGAGAATTAAGACTTGGCAG GGAGGTTCTGGCTATGCAAGGAACATCAAATTTTTGAACATAGCGATGCAAAATGTGACAAATCCCATAATCGTAGATCAATACTACTGTGATCAAGCGAAGCCATGCCAGGAGCAG GACTCAGCTGTGCAATTAAGCAATGTGTTGTACCAAAACATAAGAGGAACAAGTGCCTCAGAAGTGGCTATCAAATTTGACTGCAGCCGAGCCGTCCCTTGCAGACAAATTTACGTGCAGGATGTGATTTTAGAACCCCAAGGCCACGGTGGCACCATTGCTACATGTGAAAATGTTAGATATGTCAACAGAGGAAATTTTTTTCCTCAATGCACTCcatga